One region of Pseudoalteromonas galatheae genomic DNA includes:
- a CDS encoding alkaline phosphatase D family protein — protein sequence MVAQLNQLPQVLMGPLVRRAEQNKICIQVVTCEAVDISASLLAHQSRCEVETFQLGAACFLHFLLICSEKALPTAQLLEYQVLINGAAYKPDYLRYGEELSFAIPAVLNQILHGSCRNPHHHAKDSLHTADQWQEQQRELGEVGADLCIFSGDQIYADDVAGAMLLAIHQLIARLGLFRETNLPMHLPADQQAQLYHRHLYLPKTPWQERSKFSPGYWFRKDEPHFSSVKAFNHLIFFEEFVACYLLNFSHLAWQLVNFDALHYDGGNDKVRRIFESELDALKGFVETLPSAERLCANVPILMMFDDHDVTDDWNLTAKWEQAIANHKVSRRIISNGIISYWLFQGIGNDAFEYSGALTSGFNSSLIDNEWHFSAFDKQVRRFTHWHYCLDTFPKVVVLDTRTHRWRNEQDFNEPSGLLDWEMLMELQDTLIDHSAVLMVSPAPVFGVKAIETIQAVFNACGEPLMVDVENWMAHEGAAKKLIEIFKRPDTPKETIILSGDVHYSFCFSVQARFGRHDNRIWQLTASGIKNEFPKPLINILDKMDTILYAKYSPLNLFTKRWQLSVSKHPSSLKKHGYLVSDSAISLVTLENGLLEKYELLHGTGIHSHFEL from the coding sequence ATGGTAGCACAACTTAATCAGCTACCTCAGGTGTTGATGGGCCCGCTGGTTCGCCGAGCTGAGCAGAATAAAATTTGTATTCAGGTAGTTACTTGTGAAGCCGTGGATATCTCGGCTTCGTTATTGGCCCATCAAAGTCGATGTGAGGTTGAGACATTTCAGCTCGGTGCAGCCTGCTTTTTGCATTTTTTGCTGATATGCAGCGAGAAGGCTCTGCCAACAGCGCAGCTGCTCGAGTATCAAGTGCTTATTAACGGTGCCGCGTATAAGCCAGATTATCTGCGTTACGGAGAAGAGCTCAGCTTTGCGATACCTGCTGTGCTCAACCAAATACTACATGGCTCATGCCGTAACCCGCATCATCACGCTAAAGACAGTTTACATACTGCGGATCAGTGGCAGGAGCAGCAGCGCGAGCTTGGTGAGGTAGGTGCTGATTTGTGTATTTTTTCTGGTGATCAGATCTACGCAGATGATGTTGCCGGCGCCATGTTGTTGGCTATTCACCAACTTATAGCAAGGTTAGGTTTGTTCAGAGAAACCAACTTGCCAATGCACCTACCTGCTGATCAGCAAGCTCAACTTTACCATCGTCACTTATATCTACCGAAGACGCCATGGCAGGAGCGCTCAAAGTTTTCACCGGGCTATTGGTTTCGAAAGGATGAACCGCACTTTTCTAGTGTTAAGGCCTTTAATCACCTCATTTTCTTCGAAGAGTTTGTCGCCTGTTACCTGTTAAACTTCTCTCATCTTGCTTGGCAATTGGTTAACTTTGATGCGCTTCATTATGACGGTGGCAACGACAAAGTTAGGCGAATATTTGAGTCTGAACTTGACGCGCTAAAAGGCTTTGTTGAAACATTGCCTAGTGCTGAGCGGTTGTGTGCGAACGTGCCCATTTTAATGATGTTTGATGACCATGATGTAACCGATGATTGGAATTTGACGGCTAAATGGGAACAGGCAATTGCAAACCATAAAGTGAGTCGCCGTATAATCAGTAATGGCATTATTAGCTATTGGCTGTTTCAAGGCATTGGTAATGATGCGTTTGAGTATAGCGGGGCGCTGACATCAGGTTTTAATTCAAGCTTGATTGACAACGAATGGCACTTTTCGGCGTTTGACAAACAAGTTCGCCGATTCACACATTGGCATTATTGTTTAGATACGTTTCCAAAAGTGGTGGTGCTAGATACCCGTACACATCGCTGGCGTAATGAACAAGATTTCAATGAACCGAGTGGTTTACTCGACTGGGAAATGTTGATGGAGCTACAAGACACGCTTATCGACCACAGTGCAGTATTGATGGTCAGTCCTGCGCCAGTATTTGGGGTAAAGGCAATCGAAACCATACAAGCTGTATTTAATGCGTGTGGTGAGCCGTTAATGGTAGATGTGGAAAATTGGATGGCGCATGAAGGGGCCGCGAAAAAACTCATTGAAATTTTTAAGCGTCCAGATACACCCAAAGAAACCATTATACTCTCCGGCGATGTGCATTATTCGTTTTGCTTTTCGGTTCAGGCTCGTTTTGGTCGTCATGATAACCGCATTTGGCAGTTAACAGCATCAGGGATAAAAAATGAATTTCCAAAGCCGCTTATCAATATTTTAGATAAGATGGACACGATTTTGTATGCCAAATATAGTCCTTTGAATCTCTTTACAAAACGTTGGCAGCTATCTGTAAGTAAGCATCCTTCATCGCTAAAAAAACATGGTTACTTGGTGTCTGATTCTGCGATTAGCTTAGTAACGCTTGAAAACGGCTTGCTAGAGAAGTATGAACTACTGCACGGTACTGGGATCCACAGTCATTTTGAGTTGTAA
- the holB gene encoding DNA polymerase III subunit delta' — translation MNNLLPSWHSSALSYLARAQQNGRLHHAQLLSGKKGVGKSLLAAHLADALLCLHPQNLTACGQCKSCNLNLAGNHPDRLSVVPEGKSIGVDEIREITHFLNHSAQQGGNKVALIEQAHLMTRSAANALLKTLEEPNANRYLVVTSDDDSKLPATILSRCNKVAIHSPNQAEAAQWLAAKNVACDFPWFDEFSLQPFIIEAWQQEGVLEDVTALYHAANQLTAESAQMVEKILLKQSAMSDVFARFLLNRLKGAMTQGNGLSFTQYQDLVSLIHRFMYEQKNVLGLNQNLSISNLLFALQKQL, via the coding sequence ATGAATAATTTGCTTCCAAGTTGGCACAGCAGCGCTTTGAGTTATCTTGCTCGGGCACAGCAAAATGGTCGTTTGCACCATGCTCAGTTGCTATCGGGTAAAAAAGGAGTGGGAAAGTCTCTGCTTGCGGCGCACTTGGCAGATGCACTTTTGTGCTTACATCCGCAAAATCTTACTGCCTGTGGGCAATGTAAGTCGTGTAACTTGAACTTAGCTGGTAATCACCCAGATAGACTGAGTGTCGTGCCTGAGGGAAAATCAATCGGGGTAGATGAAATTCGAGAAATTACGCATTTTTTGAACCATTCTGCGCAGCAAGGCGGTAATAAAGTCGCGTTGATTGAACAAGCGCATCTGATGACCCGTTCAGCCGCTAATGCGCTGTTAAAAACACTTGAAGAGCCAAATGCTAATCGTTATTTGGTCGTTACCAGTGATGACGACAGTAAGTTACCTGCCACCATTTTGAGCCGTTGTAATAAAGTGGCAATTCACTCTCCCAATCAAGCAGAGGCTGCACAGTGGCTGGCTGCTAAAAATGTCGCTTGTGATTTTCCTTGGTTTGATGAATTTTCTCTTCAGCCCTTTATTATCGAAGCGTGGCAACAAGAAGGTGTGCTTGAGGATGTGACTGCGCTTTATCACGCGGCGAATCAATTAACAGCAGAAAGTGCGCAAATGGTTGAAAAGATTTTATTAAAGCAAAGCGCAATGAGCGATGTATTTGCCCGTTTTTTGCTTAATCGCCTTAAAGGGGCGATGACACAAGGAAATGGCTTGAGTTTTACCCAGTATCAAGACTTAGTGAGCTTGATACATCGGTTTATGTACGAACAGAAAAATGTGTTAGGGTTAAATCAAAACCTTAGTATTTCTAATTTACTTTTTGCCTTACAAAAACAGCTATAA
- a CDS encoding TatD family hydrolase — protein MIVDSHCHLDRLDFEKLGLSLEEVLSNARQKQVEHFLCVSVTLDQFPSMLEKIAHFDDVSASCGVHPLDQKDKLDVERLVQLASNDKVVAIGETGLDYYYSKDTHQVQQESFAGHIDVANQLQKPLIIHTRDAKADTIDIMRAHNAQNCGGVLHCFTEDWPMAKQALDLGFYISISGIVTFKNATALQEVVKQIPMDRLLIETDSPYLAPVPHRGKTNQPAYVQDVAYYIADLKGVSYKALAEQTTNNFYSLFNLVKRQDGSTT, from the coding sequence ATGATTGTAGACTCTCACTGTCATTTAGATAGACTTGATTTTGAAAAGTTAGGCCTAAGCCTTGAAGAAGTACTCAGTAACGCGAGACAAAAACAAGTAGAACACTTTTTATGCGTTAGCGTGACACTAGACCAATTTCCATCGATGTTAGAAAAAATAGCCCATTTTGATGATGTTTCTGCATCTTGTGGGGTACATCCATTGGATCAAAAAGATAAACTGGATGTTGAAAGGCTAGTGCAACTAGCAAGTAATGATAAGGTCGTTGCTATTGGTGAAACTGGATTAGATTATTATTATTCAAAAGATACGCACCAGGTACAGCAAGAAAGCTTTGCTGGACATATCGATGTGGCTAACCAGTTGCAAAAACCACTGATCATTCATACTCGTGATGCAAAAGCAGACACGATAGACATCATGCGTGCCCACAATGCGCAAAATTGCGGTGGTGTGCTGCACTGTTTTACCGAAGATTGGCCGATGGCAAAGCAGGCATTAGACCTTGGTTTTTACATTTCAATCTCTGGTATTGTGACGTTTAAAAATGCGACGGCGCTTCAGGAAGTTGTTAAGCAAATCCCTATGGACCGATTGCTTATTGAAACCGACTCACCTTACCTTGCACCTGTACCACATCGTGGTAAAACTAACCAACCTGCTTATGTACAAGACGTTGCATATTATATTGCTGACTTAAAAGGGGTGAGCTACAAAGCGCTTGCAGAGCAAACCACGAATAACTTTTACTCTTTATTTAATTTGGTGAAACGCCAAGATGGTAGCACAACTTAA
- the tmk gene encoding dTMP kinase: MKKGFMLVCDGSNGAGKTTVIAGLEAHLKQRGIEVVMTREPGGTEISEKIREIILDPSTPEMTDMTELMLFGAARAQHVREKIIPALEQGKVVISDRFDAATFSFQHYARGLDLATITTINQLALGGFRPDMNLILDLDPEEGLKRVKSRGEGLDRLEDEKQQFLQRAREGYLVQAKSDPERFTVIDASQSKAQVLEQSIELLDSLIAKHFTVDGNE, encoded by the coding sequence ATGAAAAAAGGGTTTATGCTGGTCTGCGATGGCAGCAATGGCGCTGGAAAAACGACGGTTATAGCCGGATTGGAAGCGCATTTAAAACAACGCGGTATTGAAGTTGTGATGACTCGTGAACCCGGTGGAACAGAGATCTCAGAGAAGATCAGAGAAATCATTCTAGATCCCTCAACCCCCGAAATGACAGACATGACGGAGCTTATGTTGTTTGGGGCCGCGCGTGCTCAGCATGTTCGTGAAAAAATTATTCCAGCACTCGAGCAAGGCAAAGTCGTTATTTCTGATCGATTTGACGCTGCAACTTTTAGTTTTCAACACTATGCAAGAGGGCTAGATCTTGCCACCATCACAACCATTAATCAGCTTGCGCTCGGCGGCTTTCGTCCAGACATGAATTTGATTTTGGACTTGGATCCCGAAGAGGGCTTAAAGCGAGTCAAATCAAGAGGTGAGGGGCTAGATAGGCTTGAGGATGAAAAGCAACAATTTTTGCAGCGCGCACGTGAGGGCTATCTCGTTCAAGCGAAAAGTGACCCTGAACGATTCACTGTAATTGATGCCAGTCAAAGTAAAGCACAGGTACTTGAGCAAAGTATTGAACTGCTTGATAGCTTGATAGCCAAACACTTTACAGTGGATGGCAATGAATAA
- a CDS encoding PilZ domain-containing protein, protein MQELLADFEDLDELYRCYMPFLKSGGIFIKSNAHFDMGQELKLRVTLPDALEADEVNVVVAWLTPQGAQNSNPSGVGVAFVDAPALNDKINKLLGATLHSDKPTYTM, encoded by the coding sequence ATGCAAGAGTTACTTGCGGATTTTGAAGATTTAGATGAGCTATATCGTTGTTATATGCCATTTCTGAAATCCGGTGGCATATTTATCAAGTCCAATGCCCATTTTGATATGGGGCAAGAATTAAAGCTCAGAGTCACCTTGCCTGACGCTCTAGAAGCGGACGAAGTCAACGTAGTGGTTGCTTGGTTAACACCGCAAGGTGCACAAAATTCTAATCCTTCGGGTGTTGGTGTTGCGTTTGTAGACGCGCCAGCTCTGAACGATAAAATAAATAAGCTTTTGGGTGCGACTTTGCATTCAGATAAACCAACTTACACCATGTAG